The Anabaena sp. WA102 genome contains a region encoding:
- a CDS encoding SDR family oxidoreductase: MSLELNLSGKTAIVTGGSAGIGLATAKALYSEGVNVVIAARNQEKLYQAVVDIQFLPNAEAKVIGVSADLTKAEDVEKVVSTTIEQFGKVDILINNAGSARAGSFLELSDEAFLDAWNLKLLGYIRLVRAVVPYLKNQGDGRIVNIIGGAGRTPRPNFLPGGTSNAALLNFTRGISKELALDNIRINAISPGLTDTERAKTLAVQNAQSLGITVDEYKAQAVKSIPLGRIAKPEEIASLALFLVSDLAASITGVEIQVDGGSTPGV, from the coding sequence ATGAGTTTAGAACTAAATCTGTCAGGTAAAACAGCAATTGTTACAGGTGGTAGTGCAGGAATTGGGTTAGCTACAGCTAAAGCTTTATATAGTGAAGGTGTGAATGTAGTTATTGCTGCTCGCAATCAAGAAAAACTTTATCAAGCAGTAGTTGATATTCAATTTTTACCTAATGCAGAGGCTAAAGTTATTGGTGTTAGTGCTGACTTAACCAAAGCAGAAGATGTTGAGAAAGTTGTCTCTACAACAATTGAACAATTTGGTAAAGTTGACATCTTGATTAATAATGCTGGTTCAGCCCGTGCGGGTTCGTTTTTAGAATTGAGTGATGAAGCATTTTTAGATGCTTGGAATTTAAAACTTTTGGGTTACATTCGATTAGTTAGAGCCGTTGTTCCCTACCTGAAAAATCAAGGTGATGGACGCATTGTTAACATTATTGGTGGTGCTGGACGCACACCCCGCCCCAACTTCCTGCCAGGAGGAACATCCAATGCGGCCCTACTCAACTTTACAAGAGGCATTTCTAAAGAATTAGCCCTAGATAATATTAGAATTAATGCCATTTCTCCAGGATTAACAGACACAGAAAGAGCGAAAACTTTAGCAGTGCAAAATGCCCAAAGTTTGGGTATTACTGTAGATGAATATAAAGCCCAAGCAGTGAAATCAATACCTTTAGGAAGAATAGCTAAACCTGAAGAAATTGCATCTCTAGCTTTATTTTTAGTTTCTGATTTAGCTGCTTCTATTACTGGTGTAGAAATTCAAGTTGATGGTGGTAGTACACCAGGAGTTTAA
- a CDS encoding beta-lactamase hydrolase domain-containing protein, protein MTDFKKINDDLSIAGQISAEELRKLAIEGFKSVLNLRDPDENGFFHDEKQEAQIVGLEYTNIPLNSQAPNQELTAEAILEIDHLPKPILIHCAGGARAGGIALIAEAIQSGFTYEEIAQKANELSINLEQPHLKQFLVENFAVKQI, encoded by the coding sequence ATGACTGATTTTAAAAAGATTAATGATGATTTGAGTATCGCTGGACAAATTTCTGCTGAGGAATTAAGAAAATTAGCAATTGAGGGTTTTAAATCAGTTTTGAATTTACGTGATCCTGATGAAAATGGTTTTTTCCATGATGAAAAGCAAGAAGCACAAATTGTAGGATTGGAATATACAAACATTCCTTTAAATTCTCAAGCACCAAATCAAGAATTAACAGCAGAAGCAATTCTAGAAATTGATCATTTACCCAAACCAATTTTAATTCACTGTGCTGGTGGTGCAAGAGCCGGAGGAATAGCCTTAATTGCAGAAGCAATTCAATCAGGTTTTACTTATGAAGAAATCGCTCAAAAAGCTAATGAATTGAGCATTAATTTAGAACAGCCACATCTCAAGCAATTTCTCGTAGAAAATTTTGCAGTTAAGCAAATTTAG
- a CDS encoding glutathione S-transferase family protein, whose amino-acid sequence MSIASTTISNWEQLLETARQNTPARRVKRPGQAPSTAPIPSSLDKLTSNQKPPVLLYRDSNSWCPFCERVWFALEEKQIPFETEFIDLSNKPKWYTDLVPTTLVPAANIEGKFVYESKDILLELEEHFGETLLPENPEENAIAREWVEDAETNGFRDIAYKFLRQPPEDAKELANLQAEFEAKLDEIEKTLGRYPKPYFLSTFSLVDIMYSPHLDRLAANLPVYRGYHIKGNPRFPLINVWFAALKKRPAYNRVKSDNITNNLLLRRRFGVEPIGNPLPLDLFDAEFIEYRAEAAERLSDNRETAIGDILKNSGVQSLGDISIIKEIVDFHLRLLADYLLNGNNELLLGGRTGGKESIDPIIAATGAITLAYVRNRICAPRDMSAGAATALRAAADKVLASIY is encoded by the coding sequence ATGTCTATTGCAAGCACTACCATATCTAATTGGGAACAACTGTTAGAAACTGCTCGACAAAATACCCCCGCCCGTCGAGTTAAAAGACCAGGACAAGCACCTTCTACTGCTCCTATTCCTAGTAGTTTAGATAAACTTACAAGCAATCAAAAACCACCAGTATTATTATATCGTGATAGTAACTCTTGGTGTCCTTTTTGCGAACGGGTTTGGTTTGCTTTAGAAGAAAAACAAATTCCCTTTGAAACAGAATTTATTGATCTGAGTAATAAACCGAAATGGTACACAGATTTAGTGCCAACAACCCTTGTCCCCGCAGCAAATATTGAGGGCAAATTCGTTTATGAATCAAAAGATATTCTTTTAGAATTGGAAGAACACTTTGGAGAAACATTGTTACCTGAAAATCCAGAAGAAAATGCGATTGCTAGAGAATGGGTTGAAGATGCAGAAACTAATGGTTTTCGGGATATTGCCTATAAATTTCTGAGACAACCTCCAGAAGATGCCAAAGAATTAGCAAATTTACAGGCAGAATTTGAAGCTAAATTAGATGAAATTGAAAAAACTTTAGGGAGATATCCAAAACCCTATTTTTTATCAACATTTAGTTTAGTAGATATTATGTATAGTCCCCATTTAGATAGATTGGCGGCTAATTTACCAGTATATAGAGGATATCACATCAAAGGAAATCCTCGTTTTCCTCTCATCAATGTTTGGTTTGCAGCACTTAAAAAACGTCCTGCTTACAACAGAGTTAAATCAGACAATATTACTAATAATTTACTTTTACGCCGTAGATTTGGTGTAGAACCTATTGGTAATCCCTTACCTTTAGATTTATTTGATGCTGAATTTATTGAATATCGGGCTGAAGCAGCAGAAAGATTAAGTGATAATCGAGAAACTGCTATTGGCGATATTCTCAAAAATTCAGGAGTTCAATCTTTAGGTGATATCTCAATAATCAAAGAAATTGTTGATTTTCACCTCAGACTATTAGCTGATTATCTCCTTAATGGTAATAACGAACTATTACTAGGAGGAAGAACAGGTGGAAAAGAAAGTATAGATCCAATTATCGCGGCTACAGGGGCTATTACACTGGCTTATGTGAGAAATAGGATTTGTGCGCCACGAGATATGAGTGCTGGTGCTGCAACTGCATTACGAGCCGCAGCAGATAAGGTTTTGGCATCTATTTATTGA